In the Anaerostipes caccae L1-92 genome, TCGACCTGTCCCTGTCTCGGTTTTGGCATGACAGCGTTGGTGCTGACGTCCTCTCCGGTGATGTCCTCTTTTAATGCGTTCAGCAGATACTCATCAATGTTTACCGCCATTGTTACACCATTTATCATAGAAATCCCCATCCTTTCTTTTGATCTCTTCCAGTACAAGGTGTTTGTTTTCCTCCTGTATACCGGAAATGTCATGATACTGTGCTAAATCAACCTGACACTCTGAAGGTTTTTTCGGCGACTTTGCAATATCTTCTGCAGACTCCAGGGCAAAAACAAGAGATTCCAGAAGAGAATTGCTGGCCAGCCGGTTCTTTCCATGTACTCCGTTGCAGCTGGCCTCTCCCACTGCGTATAAATCCTCCATGGAAGTACGACTGCTTAAATCTACCTTAATCCCTCCCATAAAATAATGCTGTGCGGGAGTCACCGGAATCCATTCCTTCGTCATGTCATATCCCTCTTCCAGACACTGCTTATAAATATTAGGAAATCTTTTTCTGATCCGATCCCCGTCCAGATGAGTCACAGACAGCCGCACATAATCGGTTCCGTCTTTCTCCATCTGTTCACGTATAGCTGCTGTCACAATATCCCTGGGCAGCAGTTCATCTACAAACCGTTCCCCGTCTTTATTGAATAAATAGGCTCCTTCTCCTCTGACAGACTCTGAAATCAAAAAACTCCTTCCCGGCTTGTCCGAATAAAAAGTCGTCGGATGTATCTGTATGTAATTGATATTCTGTATCTCCACGTTATGGCGAAGGCAGATAGCCAATCCGTCTGCGGTGAGATGCCTGTAATTGGTGGAGTGTTTAAACAGACCTCCCATGCCTCCCGTTGCGAGTACAGTCTTCCCTGCATAAATACAGTCCACATCTCCTTTGGGTGTCACATAGACAACTCCCCGGCAGGCTCCTTTTTCCTCGATCAGATCGATCATTGTAGAATGGGTCAGGATCTCAATGTTATCCCTCCGTTTCACTTCCTCATAGAGCTTGCCGGTGATTTCTTTCCCTGTCACATCATCGTGATGAAGAATCCGGAAAATGGAGTGTCCCCCTTCCCGGGTATATTCTGTCTCTCCATCTCTCTGATCAAACTGAACACCGAATCCGATAAGGTCATCGATAATTTCCCTGGAACGGGTGATCATCTTGTCTACAGCCGCTTTGTCGTTCTCATAATGGCCGGCCTTCATGGTATCTTCAAAGTAGCGGTCGTAATCTTCTTCATTGCGCAGTGCAGAAATTCCTCCCTGAGCCAGGAAGGAATCACTCTCCTCTACTTCTGTCTTGGTAATCATAATGACTCTGTAATCTCTTGGAAGAAACAAGGCGTGAAACAATCCGGCTGCCCCGGTTCCAACCACAATTACATCTGCTGATCTCATAATTAAAATTAATCCTT is a window encoding:
- a CDS encoding L-aspartate oxidase, encoding MRSADVIVVGTGAAGLFHALFLPRDYRVIMITKTEVEESDSFLAQGGISALRNEEDYDRYFEDTMKAGHYENDKAAVDKMITRSREIIDDLIGFGVQFDQRDGETEYTREGGHSIFRILHHDDVTGKEITGKLYEEVKRRDNIEILTHSTMIDLIEEKGACRGVVYVTPKGDVDCIYAGKTVLATGGMGGLFKHSTNYRHLTADGLAICLRHNVEIQNINYIQIHPTTFYSDKPGRSFLISESVRGEGAYLFNKDGERFVDELLPRDIVTAAIREQMEKDGTDYVRLSVTHLDGDRIRKRFPNIYKQCLEEGYDMTKEWIPVTPAQHYFMGGIKVDLSSRTSMEDLYAVGEASCNGVHGKNRLASNSLLESLVFALESAEDIAKSPKKPSECQVDLAQYHDISGIQEENKHLVLEEIKRKDGDFYDKWCNNGGKH